Genomic segment of Nostoc sp. TCL240-02:
TCCAGGTATTCCTGTAAGTACTACTGTTGATAGTTCTGATAGTCCTGAAACTTTAGTCGATAACCGTTGGGCTTCTCTGGCAGCACTGAAAAAGCAACTTCCAGGATAGTAAGACGCATTACAGTGCATCACTTTTCAGTTTAAGTTTTACAACTTATGTAGTAATTACTAAGCTAATCTATGACATTTCCATAGAAACCCGGCTTCTCTAAAAGACCGGGTTTCTTCGGTTTTAGTTGGCAAAATAAGTTAAATTGCCAATAATATAATTAACTAAGTCAATAAATGATACCAAATGTTTATCAAGAAGCTGCAAGTATTTAACTATAAGTCATATCTCGACTCTGGACTAATGGAATTTTCACCAGGTATTAATATAATTGTTGGGCGAAATAATGCAGGAAAAACGTCTTTACTTGAAGTACTGACACTAAATTTTGAAAATCATCCTCACAGAAGTTTAAAGACCTTACCAAATAAGTTTTCAAGTCTACAAGAAGAATCGAAAATACAAATTACTTTGCATATTGAAAAGGAAGAATTGCGAAATTTGATAAAAAATTTATCTATTATTGGAATTCCTAGAGCAGCAACTGAGAAGTGTTATTTTCTTGCTGATAAATATGAATATGATCCAGATAGGTATCATGATCAATATATGAGCGCTATCGACGAATCTGTGAAATACGCTGTTAGACAATTTAAAGATTTTTTAGAAAATTCTGATTTTATACAGACAAGTTTATTTTTACAGCCTAATATAAAAATGGATAATAATAGTTTAATAAAGTTACTTAATTTTGAATCATATAAACAAGCTTTTCAGAAAGTTTTTTACAAAATTGAATATGATGATAGCGACCAAATAGTTATTGAAAAGACTACTTCTTATTCCGATGAAAACGGCATTGTACAAGAACATTTTGTTAATTATAGTGGAAAAATTCAAGAAAGCATAGGTTATAAACTATTTGATAAATTTCAAAATCGTATTTATAGATTTCAGGCTGAACGTCTAAATATTGGGATTTGCAAATGTGAGAGCAAAGCTGATATAAACCTAAAATCAAACGTTCTAATCTTGCGGAAGTACTCTTTATATTGCAGGGTAAAATTCCAGGAATGTTTGATCAATTCAATAAATTAGTTTCAGATATTTTACCGGAAATAAAATGGATATCTGTTGTGATGAGAGATGATACAAATGTTGAAATACTAGTTTGGAATACAGATAATCTTCACAGAAATGATTTATCACTTCCTCTTTCATCCTGTGGAAGTGGAGTTAGTCAAGTACTAGCTATTTTGTATATTCTAGTTTCTTCTGAAGAACATAGAACGTTGATTATTGATGAACCACAATCTTTTTTACATCCAGGTGCAGCTAAAAAACTTATAGAAACTATTAAACAATTTCCGCAGCACCAATATTTTATTGCTACTCATTCGCCAGAAATTATCGCATCTGCGAATCCATCTACTATTATCAAGCTTCAATATCAAGATTGTGAAACAACTGCATCAGTAATAAATCCAAAAGAGATAGAGTCACAAAACGAAATTTTAGCTGAACTTGGAGTTAGGTTATCCGACGTTTTCGGTGCTGATAGTATTCTCTGGGTGGAAGGGCAAACTGAGGAGAAATGTTTTCCACTGATATTGGAGAAAGTTGCAAGAACAACATTAATGGGTATTAAAATTTTATCTGTTAATAGCACTGATGCTCTCTTGGATGGAAAACGGTCTGACCTTGTTTTTGACATTTACAAAAAACTCACAACGGGAGCAAGTCTGTTTCCGCCAGCCATTGGATTTATATTTGATAGAGAAAGTAAAACATAAACAAAGATTCAAGAATTAGAGAACAGAGGCGTGAGCTTTTTACGCCTACCTATGTATGAGAATTATTTACTTGATTCTGAAGCTATATCGGTGACAATCAATGAAGAAGCTACATGGGTAGAAATACCTATCAACATTACTCAGGTTCATGAATGTCTTGACAAAATAAAACAGAAAAAATCCTACCTGCTTCAAGGTGTAAAAAGAGAAGAAGTTTCAGATAATAATTAGTTAGCTAAGATTCACGGTGCAAAGATACTTGAAAGTATGTTTCAAGAATTATGTGACAATAAATTGGAATTTAGAAAAACTAAACACTCTTATAAGCTTACAGAATGGCTAGTTGAAAATAAACCTAATTTTTTGTCTGAACTGGCTGAAGAATTAAGAAATTCCTTAAATAAAAATCAGTAGTTATTTTTATACTAATTATCTAATGGCGATCACTCACTACAAAAGAGTGATCGCCTTTAAAAAATATCTTACATAGAGCAATCGCACTCGCAACCGCTATGAACTAGTAGATATTAGTTTTTTAGTTGTTAGAGGCGATACAAACCTGAACAATGAAAGAAGAACTAATAACCACAGCTATATATGAACTTCCGTGAAGAGTTTAAACTACTGCTACGTGCCCGCTACCCTTTGATTTATATTCCCACTTATGAAGAGGAGCGGGTAGAAGCAGCTATCCGAGAAGAAGCAAGCAACCAGGGTAATCGCGCAGTATATACTTGGGATTTTGTCGATGGCTACCAAGGAAACCCCAATGATGTGGGGTTTGGGCGACGTAACCCTTTGCAAGCTTTAGAATTTATCGAAAAATTACCAGCTTCCGCACCTGCGGTATTGATTCTCCGAGATTATCATCGCTTTTTAGATGATGTTGCGATCGCTCGCAAACTCCGCAATCTGTCCAGACTCCTCAAGTCGCAACCAAAAAATATTGTCTTATTGTCGCCACGCATCGCCATTCCTGACGACTTAACCGAAGTTTTGACAGTCGTGGAGTTTCCCTTACCCGCCGCCGCAGAAATTAAAACTGAGGTGGAACGCTTACTACAAAGTACTGGTAACTCCCTTTCTGGCAAAGTTTTAGATGACTTGGTGCTATCTTGTCAAGGACTTTCGATGGAACGGATTCGCCGGGTTTTGGCAAGAGCGATCGCTACCCACGGAGAATTGCAGCCAGAAGACGTGGATCTGGTTTTGGAAGAAAAGCGCCAAACTATCCGTCAAACCCAAATCTTGGACTTCTACCCCGCCACTGAGCAAATTTCTGATATCGGCGGACTTGATAACTTGAAAGACTGGCTGATTCGTCGGGGAGGTTCATTTACTGATAAGGCTCGACAGTACGGATTACCGCACCCCCGTGGTTTAATGTTGGTGGGTATTCAGGGAACTGGTAAATCGTTAACGGCAAAAGCGATCGCTCATCACTGGCATTTACCCTTGCTACGTCTGGATGTGGGCAGGTTATTTGGTGGTTTGGTAGGTGAATCAGAATCTCGGACTCGGCAAATGATCCAAGTAGCTGAAGCCCTCGCTCCCTGTATTTTGTGGATAGATGAAATAGATAAAGCCTTTGCTGGACTTGGTAGTAAAGGTGATGCAGGAACAGCCAGCCGTGTATTTGGTACTTTTATTACCTGGCTAGCCGAAAAAAGCTCACCCGTTTTTGTCGTCGCCACCGCCAACGACATCCAAGCCTTACCGCCAGAAATGTTGCGTAAGGGGCGATTTGATGAAATTTTCTTTGTGGGATTGCCCACTCAAGAAGAGAGAAAAGCAATTTATGATGTTCATTTATCCCGATTGCGCCCCCATAACTTGAAAAGTTATGACATCGAAAGGTTAGCTTATGAAACGCCCGATTTTTCGGGGGCAGAGATTGAGCAAACTTTAATTGAAGCGATGCATATTGGATTCAGCCAAAACCGCGACTTTGCTACCGACGATATTTTAGAAGCAGCCAGTCAGATCGTACCCTTGGCGCGAACTGCTATAGAGCAAATTCAGCAACTCCAAGAGTGGGCGGCTGCTGGGAGAGCGCGTTTAGCATCGAAACACAGTCCTTTAAGCGAACGCCTCCGGCGCACTACGTAAACGCATTTGGCAGTAGCTACAATAATTGATTAGTTAATAATTGCTGAGTCAATAGTCAACAGTTAATCATGAATTACTATTGACTATTGACTATTTACTACTGGCGATCGGGTTTTAACTATGTTGTCTGGCTTAACAAAATTTATACTTGGGATTTTCTTAGCGATCGCTGTGCTAATAGGCGGCGGCGCTGCAATTGGACTCTATTTTATGAATCGCACCGGCATACCGCCTGCCAAACCCGTTTATTCTAACGATAGTCCCTCGGTGAAAGCCAAAGCTCCAAAAGGAACTGAGCTTGGAGCAGCTAAACCTAGCCCTACACCTGGGACATCTACTAAATCTCCAACCCCCACTCCTACAGAATCGCCAAAGGCTACCCCATCAGCAAAACCATTGCCATCGGGAGCTTACCGAGGGCGTGTTAGTTGGGCTGAAGGTTTGAGTTTGCGATCGCAACCAAATCAAGAAGCTGAAAAAATTGGTGGGGTTGCTTTTAATCAAAAAATTATTATTTTGGAACAAAGCGACGATAAGGCTTGGCAAAAAATCCGTTTGGAAGGTAGCGAACAAGAAGGTTGGGTGAAAGCAGGTAATACTGAAAAAGTTGATGAACAACAGCCTGAAAAACCAGAGGATACAGAAAAAACAGAGCAATAACAATTCCATAAATTTAGTTGCTCTGAAACCAGGATGGTTTTAATTGTTTCTCCCTTCTAAGAGCAGATCCCCTCCCAGCTGCATCTTCTGGAAAATTACTTGTAAAGAATCATACAAAAATCAAATATGACACAGAGAAACTAGTATAATCTTGTATGGTCATAACTTGAAAAAAAGCAAGTGAAAACAGGGGTAGATAGCTATTTAACCAAGGTTGCCTCAGTCTCCGAGGCATCTAAAAGCATCAAGGTTGTTCCTACCGTAGCTAATTTCAAATTTTTGAATTGGAAAAAGTTATCTAGTGGTGCCGCAATGCGTCTTGTATCTGCGGCAATAATTACGGGGCTTCTGAGTGTGGCTGGGCAAGCTTTAGCACTTCAAAAAATCGGAAGTAATGGGACGGAAGTTAGCAGTAGCCAGAGGTGTTTAAAAAAGTTAGGCTACTTTAATGGCCCAGTAAGTGGCAAGTTTGCTAGTTTGACTCAAAATGCTGTAATCAGATTCCAGCAAGCTAATAGAATACCTGCTGATGGAGTTGTAGGTATTAATACACAACAAGCCTTACAACGAGCTTGTCAAAGTAGAACTACTAGTAGTGCATCAGGGTCGAGTGGTCAATATCCTGTTCTCTCTCAAGGCAAAACTGGTGCAGCCGTGACAAGGTTACAACAGCGTCTGCGACAGTTAGGCTACTTGAATGTTAATCCCAATGGGAATTTTGGCCCAAAAACTAGAGATGCTGTGATTAAATTCCAGCGAAATTATCGCATCACTGCAAACGGGATTGTGAATCGACAAACTTGGAATGCATTACTAGGTTCCTCTCCAACTCAAGCTAGATCCTCTAGATCTTCGAGTCTTTCTACTCAACAAGTGAGAGAACTACAAGTGCGTTTGCGCCAGTTAGGTTATTTTAATACAAATCCTACTGGGACAATTGGTCCAATAACTAGAAATGCTGTAAGCAAATTCCAGCAAAATTATCGCCTACCTGCTGACGGCATTGCCGATGCTCAAGTTCTAGAGGCAGTGCGTAGAGTCTCAACGGGTGGATCTATTACTCAACAACCGAGCAGAGATTATCTGACTGTAGGCGATCGCGGAGATAATGTCGCATTAGTTCAACAGCGTTTATTGCAGTTGAATTTATTTAATACCAATCCTGATGGATTTTTTAGCAATGACACCAGAGAATCTGTAATTGCATTCCAGCAATCTTCTCAACTTAATGTTACTGGAAATGTAGATTGGCAAACTTGGCAAGCATTAGGGTTGGATAGCTCAACTGGGGGCAATTATACTGAAGCTAATGGCTCTGTATTACCTGAAACTCGTTATCTAGTACCTGTTAATACTGGCTATGCTACACCTGAAAATCGCTATGTATTACCCCCTGCCAATGGCTATGCCGTACCTGGGACTAATGGCAACACATTAGTTGCTAGTAATCCTTACAGAGTAATAATACCAATTTCGAATAACGATACTTTGAGTAAGGTGCAACAATATATACCAAATGCGGTTACAGAGCAATCACATCTAGGAGATTATGTGAATGCTGGGGCATTTAGCGATCGCGCACAAGCCGAAACCCTAAGTAAAATGCTTCGCTCTTATGGTCTGGATGCACGGGTAAAATTCAATTAAATTGACAAACTCAACTGCGAACCTTCTTGAGTTTTATTCACCTCAATCCTGGCTTGGAAAGCTTCTTTGAGATGGGGCATGTGGGTGACAGTGAGGATGCAGGCAAAATCGGAGGCGATCGCATTAATCGCTGCAATCAAGCGATCGCATCCTTCAGTATCTTGTGTACCAAAACCTTCATCCACAATCAACAATTGCAACGCCGCCCCCGCCCGTTGTGCTAATAATTTTGCCAGGGCTAAACGGATGGCAAAGTTAATTCTAAAGGCTTCTCCACCAGAGTAAGTTTCATAAGATCGCGTTCCTCTAGAATCGGCGATTAAAATATCTAGGGTGTCTATCAGCTTGGCATTTTTCTTGGTTGATTTAGCACTACGCCCAGCTTTTTGAGTAATAAATTGTACATGAAACTGATTACCACTCAACCGCGAAAGTAGTTGATTTGTTTCAGCTTCCAGTTGCGGTAACACATTCTCAATCATCAGTGCTTGGATACCATTTTTACCAAAAGCTTGCGCTAATTCCTGATAAACACGATACTCCTGCTTACAAGATTGTAATTGCTGCTGCTGTTGTTCATACTGAATTTGCAGCGTTTCTAATTGATGCGCCAGCTGTTCTAAACGCCCTAACTTGGCTATTTGCTCATCAAGTTGTCGTCTGCGTATTGCTAACTGTTGCTCTAAAGCTTGAATTTGGGCAGATGGGTTAGCTGTTGCTTGTAGTTGCTGGATAATGCTTTCGATCTGTCCGCCAAGTTTTTGCCGTTCCGTTACTCTAGCGCTTCTAGATTCCTCTAACTCTTGCAATCTCGTCTGGAGTTGGGGATACTGCTGCTGGGCTGACAGCAGTTGTTGATACCGCAAATGCCAGGATTGAGCTTGGCGAACAGCCAGACGTAAATTATTGTGCTGCTCGGAACTGTAGCCAATTTCAGTAATGTGACGCTCAAGAGCCGCAATTTGTTTAGCACATTCAGAATCAGTCTGATCCTGCTGGATTCTGACTTGTAATTGAGCGATTTGGGATTGTAATTCTGGTTTTCGGGCTAATAATTGCGCTTGTCGCTTAGTCGCATCTTTAATCTGCTGGAGTTTAATTTCTGCCCATCGCCACCGCTCAACTTCGCTGCGGGCGAGGGCATGGTCTTGTTCATTATAATTAGCTTGTTGCAGATATTGGTCTAGCTGCCGGAGTTCGGCTTGTTTATCAGGAGCGTAATCACCAGCTTGGAGCGATCGCTCTAAATGTTGTTTTTCCGCAGCAATTTGTTGTAACTGTTGTTGGACATCAGTTGTCGCTTCTAACTGTGCCGCTAACTGTCCTCGCTGTTCGCGTAAACCGTCGTAACTCGCCAACTGTTGAGAAATTTCCCGATATTCCTGCCTGAGTACCTGAATCTCTCGGTCAGACACAGCCATTTGTTCTCGCACTACCCAAAACTGCCCTTGGGTATCCTCTAACTCAGCCTGGGTTTTTTCTACCACCCGACTCCAGTGATGTTCGTCTAAAGGGCGTTCGCACAATGGACAAAGTGCTTCAGGATTTTGGAGCATTTGCAATTTTTGCTCTAATTCGCCCATGAGTTTTTCATAGTCACGTTGATGAGCTTGCAGACGTTCGATAAAGTGTCGCCTTTCATGCCCTTTTTCCTGGACTCGTTGCAGATAAACTCGCTTTTTCTCCAATTCCTCAATCTGGATGGCTACATCCATCACCGCTTGTTGCAGTTGCGGTTGGCGGCGGTGCTGGCGTTGCAATTGGTTCTCAGTACTTTGGAGTTGTTCAAGTCGCGCTACTAAGCCAGCATGAGTGCGATCGAGTTGGCTTTGTAAAGTTGCTCGTTGTTGCAACAATGGAGTCACTTGCATTTGCAGTTGATCTAAACGTGCAACATGGTGACGGGCTGCGGTTAGCTGTGACAAAGCAGCTTCTACTTCACCCGATTTAGTCAGAGTTTGCTGAATATCTCGCTCTTGTTGCTGCAAAGCTTCTAGCTGCGCTTGGGCTTGTTGCAGTTGGCGTTCGATTTCGTGAATTTGTTTGGTAAGCTGTTGTTGCTTTTGTTGGCGAGTCTGCCCAGCGCGGGTGTATTCTTCAAATTTGGCAGCAAAGGCTTCTTCTTGAGATTGGAGACTTTGATATTGAGCGTATCCAGCTTTAATTTCAGCTTCTTGGTGTAATATTTTTTCTAAATCTGATAACTGAGAGCCAATAGCTGATTGTTCTTGTTGGAGGCGATCGCAATCTTGGGTAAGATTTTGGTATTGCTGCTTTACAAAGCTGAGTTGTTGCTCCCAATTTTGGCGCTGGTGCTGGACAACTTGCAAACTTTGTAATTGAATATTATCAAAAGCTTGCACCTGTTGCAATTGATTGAGTTCGGCTTCTAACTCGACTCTTTGCGCTTGGGTAATCTCACGTTGTTGCAACTGAGTTTTTATCGAATCTAAAGAACGCTCTAACTCTACTGCCCTTGCTTTAAACTGACGAGAAGATTCCTTTGCCCGTTCTTCCAAATCATCGTACTGATTGAGTTTCAACAACTCCGCTAAAATTTCTTTACGTTCCGTCGGGCGCTTGAGCATGAATTCATCGGCACGACCTTGACGTAAGTAAGCAGAATTAATAAATGTATCGTAATCGAGCTTAATGTGTTCTAAAATCAAATCTTGTGTTGCTCTTACCCCTTTGCCAGTAAGTGAGCGAAACCCAGATGGGATTTCTATTTGAAATTCAAGAACACTAGTACCGCCTCTAATTCGGGTACGAATCACCCGATATTTTTGCTGGTTACTTTGGAAAGTAAAATCAACCCGAACTTCTTTCGCACCAGAATAGATGACATCATCTTCAGCAGTGGCACGGCTTTCACCCCAAATTGCCCAAGTGATTGCTTCCAGAAGCGAAGATTTACCCGCACCATTGGAACCTGAAATACAAGCCGTATGCAAGCCACGAAAATCTAAAGTTGCATCACGGTAACTAAGAAAGTTTTTGAGGATAAGTTGTACTGGGATCATTCACGCTATAGCGCCACATCTACTTTTAATAAATAACAGTACA
This window contains:
- a CDS encoding AAA family ATPase — its product is MEFSPGINIIVGRNNAGKTSLLEVLTLNFENHPHRSLKTLPNKFSSLQEESKIQITLHIEKEELRNLIKNLSIIGIPRAATEKCYFLADKYEYDPDRYHDQYMSAIDESVKYAVRQFKDFLENSDFIQTSLFLQPNIKMDNNSLIKLLNFESYKQAFQKVFYKIEYDDSDQIVIEKTTSYSDENGIVQEHFVNYSGKIQESIGYKLFDKFQNRIYRFQAERLNIGICKCESKADINLKSNVLILRKYSLYCRVKFQECLINSIN
- a CDS encoding ATP-dependent endonuclease; amino-acid sequence: MFDQFNKLVSDILPEIKWISVVMRDDTNVEILVWNTDNLHRNDLSLPLSSCGSGVSQVLAILYILVSSEEHRTLIIDEPQSFLHPGAAKKLIETIKQFPQHQYFIATHSPEIIASANPSTIIKLQYQDCETTASVINPKEIESQNEILAELGVRLSDVFGADSILWVEGQTEEKCFPLILEKVARTTLMGIKILSVNSTDALLDGKRSDLVFDIYKKLTTGASLFPPAIGFIFDRESKT
- a CDS encoding AAA family ATPase — protein: MNFREEFKLLLRARYPLIYIPTYEEERVEAAIREEASNQGNRAVYTWDFVDGYQGNPNDVGFGRRNPLQALEFIEKLPASAPAVLILRDYHRFLDDVAIARKLRNLSRLLKSQPKNIVLLSPRIAIPDDLTEVLTVVEFPLPAAAEIKTEVERLLQSTGNSLSGKVLDDLVLSCQGLSMERIRRVLARAIATHGELQPEDVDLVLEEKRQTIRQTQILDFYPATEQISDIGGLDNLKDWLIRRGGSFTDKARQYGLPHPRGLMLVGIQGTGKSLTAKAIAHHWHLPLLRLDVGRLFGGLVGESESRTRQMIQVAEALAPCILWIDEIDKAFAGLGSKGDAGTASRVFGTFITWLAEKSSPVFVVATANDIQALPPEMLRKGRFDEIFFVGLPTQEERKAIYDVHLSRLRPHNLKSYDIERLAYETPDFSGAEIEQTLIEAMHIGFSQNRDFATDDILEAASQIVPLARTAIEQIQQLQEWAAAGRARLASKHSPLSERLRRTT
- a CDS encoding SH3 domain-containing protein, with product MLSGLTKFILGIFLAIAVLIGGGAAIGLYFMNRTGIPPAKPVYSNDSPSVKAKAPKGTELGAAKPSPTPGTSTKSPTPTPTESPKATPSAKPLPSGAYRGRVSWAEGLSLRSQPNQEAEKIGGVAFNQKIIILEQSDDKAWQKIRLEGSEQEGWVKAGNTEKVDEQQPEKPEDTEKTEQ
- a CDS encoding peptidoglycan-binding protein — its product is MKTGVDSYLTKVASVSEASKSIKVVPTVANFKFLNWKKLSSGAAMRLVSAAIITGLLSVAGQALALQKIGSNGTEVSSSQRCLKKLGYFNGPVSGKFASLTQNAVIRFQQANRIPADGVVGINTQQALQRACQSRTTSSASGSSGQYPVLSQGKTGAAVTRLQQRLRQLGYLNVNPNGNFGPKTRDAVIKFQRNYRITANGIVNRQTWNALLGSSPTQARSSRSSSLSTQQVRELQVRLRQLGYFNTNPTGTIGPITRNAVSKFQQNYRLPADGIADAQVLEAVRRVSTGGSITQQPSRDYLTVGDRGDNVALVQQRLLQLNLFNTNPDGFFSNDTRESVIAFQQSSQLNVTGNVDWQTWQALGLDSSTGGNYTEANGSVLPETRYLVPVNTGYATPENRYVLPPANGYAVPGTNGNTLVASNPYRVIIPISNNDTLSKVQQYIPNAVTEQSHLGDYVNAGAFSDRAQAETLSKMLRSYGLDARVKFN
- the sbcC gene encoding exonuclease subunit SbcC; translated protein: MIPVQLILKNFLSYRDATLDFRGLHTACISGSNGAGKSSLLEAITWAIWGESRATAEDDVIYSGAKEVRVDFTFQSNQQKYRVIRTRIRGGTSVLEFQIEIPSGFRSLTGKGVRATQDLILEHIKLDYDTFINSAYLRQGRADEFMLKRPTERKEILAELLKLNQYDDLEERAKESSRQFKARAVELERSLDSIKTQLQQREITQAQRVELEAELNQLQQVQAFDNIQLQSLQVVQHQRQNWEQQLSFVKQQYQNLTQDCDRLQQEQSAIGSQLSDLEKILHQEAEIKAGYAQYQSLQSQEEAFAAKFEEYTRAGQTRQQKQQQLTKQIHEIERQLQQAQAQLEALQQQERDIQQTLTKSGEVEAALSQLTAARHHVARLDQLQMQVTPLLQQRATLQSQLDRTHAGLVARLEQLQSTENQLQRQHRRQPQLQQAVMDVAIQIEELEKKRVYLQRVQEKGHERRHFIERLQAHQRDYEKLMGELEQKLQMLQNPEALCPLCERPLDEHHWSRVVEKTQAELEDTQGQFWVVREQMAVSDREIQVLRQEYREISQQLASYDGLREQRGQLAAQLEATTDVQQQLQQIAAEKQHLERSLQAGDYAPDKQAELRQLDQYLQQANYNEQDHALARSEVERWRWAEIKLQQIKDATKRQAQLLARKPELQSQIAQLQVRIQQDQTDSECAKQIAALERHITEIGYSSEQHNNLRLAVRQAQSWHLRYQQLLSAQQQYPQLQTRLQELEESRSARVTERQKLGGQIESIIQQLQATANPSAQIQALEQQLAIRRRQLDEQIAKLGRLEQLAHQLETLQIQYEQQQQQLQSCKQEYRVYQELAQAFGKNGIQALMIENVLPQLEAETNQLLSRLSGNQFHVQFITQKAGRSAKSTKKNAKLIDTLDILIADSRGTRSYETYSGGEAFRINFAIRLALAKLLAQRAGAALQLLIVDEGFGTQDTEGCDRLIAAINAIASDFACILTVTHMPHLKEAFQARIEVNKTQEGSQLSLSI